The window AGATATTCGGATTTTAATATCAGATaattaaagttataattaattCCCAACTTAATCACAGTTAATTAAGTCTTAATTCACGTTCATTTGTTCATAATTGTATCACTAGGTCCGTTGTATGGCAGCTTGTAATTTCAATGTCTGTTGTCAGACAGACGGGAGACCTAGTTACTAACGCCTTTACACCAATGTTAGTCTGTAGTTACTGGGTGTTTAACATGATTTTACACGTGTTTTCGAAGAACGATTTAGGTTTAAGAGTAGGACTCGCACACTGGATACTTTAAATCgtctgatagtttgtttggtctCATAAATCAGTAAGAAGATTATAGtagtacacacattacaaatATCAGGTATTTAGTCGGTATCAGAGTGACTGAAAatttttgattggaatcaagattttttgaaaaataaaaaatgccaACCATcttgggtcaactgtcggctgaCTGTTTATGCAAATGGATGTTGCATAAGGATGTTGATCTGATTGTTTAGTGACAATcttgttatttataataaataaaattattgcctgaaatatttattatctgtCTATTATGAACTGGTCATAAGCAGATTCTATTTTCAAATCCCATTTACGCCGAACTGTCCGTTAATTAAACAGTAAGTTGTCCTTCTTAGTCATTTATAATTAGAGTAAAAcctatatggccttactacaaaaacttaaacccctgttttacacttgtctaaaaaaattttggctgcaaaatgaaccgtatctcaacgtcataatttgacatttttttagacaaggcataaactgacgtttaaaagtttttgtggtaagacggtttgcGTTTCTCTCCGAGTTGATTTAGGACTGTTTTGTTCCAAGCTTTAAGTACGTTCGTGTAGGCGATTAACTCTTATTTGGGCGTTCTTCCCTGCTTTACAAATTCTTATCAGGCAATTTAAGATGCGCCAGACGTAGCTAAATAAAGACTTTGTGAGTACAGCTGAGATTTACATTATGCTAAGTTTCGTATCTACGCTTACTGTAGCATAGCATTTGTTTACGGAttcaaaaatcaacaaaaatctaAAGTTTTCGTCAATGGTAGTAGTACTTAGcggtacctatataattattatattatttgccGAGGAAATTTTATTTGAAGGATTAAATAACTACGAAAGAGTAATTTGAAATCAGGGCGttctactttatgatattcAACAACGTTCAAAACTAAACTCATAAGATACTTACTTTTAACGAAATGCTTTAGAACTTGTTACACTATAACTTTATGTTGCTTCTCAAATTGAGTACCTAATATTGAGCCTTAGGTATATTTCTCAcacttaacaaaatatattgttgCTAAAGCTACAACTCACTTAATTCAAAATGTTGTAAAGGGTGCAAGGGACCTTCAATCTTCGAGCTGTCAATTTGTTAAGCCCGCTGTTCTCACTTTGATAACAAAGAAAGACAAGTTGATATAGCTATGTTCAGACGGCTTTAATTAACAGTGTATTGTTCAAAATAAACCTAAATTCGTTACTTTTACCAACATTGTGTACAGTGCAATTGAAAAATATGCTCCATAATCATAAGAAAACAATAAAGGTAATTTACTAAACTATTATGACAATCACATTACCaagtatgtttgtattactttgcatACGCCAACAAGTAGACATCACAGAGgggattttatttattgctactgatttaattttaataattaactttcGTTGAAGACCACCGCAAAACTAACCATATACAGTGCTTATACTTTTGTCAGCAATATCAAGGAAAAATTGCCTCTGTAGCTCTCACATACATAAAACAGACTGCAGAACATTGTCAGAACTTTTAAGACCTTCCATTATTCGGGCAAAACATATTCGTCTAAATGTAAGGGGTACATGTTACCACTTTAGTAGAAACACAATAAATTATGATGTGGGTGCGGTTCGGGCCTACATTTTAAGCAAAAAGGGTAAACAAACTAATCACGTCTGAACCTTAGTAACGATGTTTTAATTATGTGGATTTCTGACAACATACTTTTATACCACATAGGTTTAATAACTGTCAAATATTCTTCGAGAATTTTTAATGGAATAACTTGTTTTGCATTTTCAAATCTTCACTTTCAATCttcactaatattattaagtttacaTGCAGCGTGTCTGTCCAGCTTTCTGAGTATAAGTATACAGTAGGGTGTCCCTTATatggcaaaaaaaaattttttttagaatttcgaAACGCATACCctccaatttttttataaatgctaaaatgtacttaaatatGAAATTTCATATCTGTAGCATGTTTGCAACCTGTGCCGACCGGGCtctaaagtttaataaaaaatggtgTTTTGGTCTGACGTTTTGGGTAGAtccaaaactaattaaaatgcaacaaataaagtaaatatgagTAATAGGGTGTCCCTTAAAATTcaacttcaatatatttttacgcaTACCTTCTAAAAAGTTTCGTATGGACTTAATAAAgtctagaaataaatataagccCGATTTATAAGCGATAACCCGTGCCGACTTGAGTTTTTAACTTGTCCATACAAGTTGCGCGGGAGCAGCGCGGCGACCTGTTATTGCGAGTTTCAATTGTCATTTCATAAGTGATTTCTAACATTTTTAGTgccttgttgtttattttgtgaaaatgtctGTGAAATTACgaagtaataaacaaaatattttccttatcggACTGCCAAGCCACCAGATAAATGGTGCAAAATTACCATCTAATCGACAAGTTCTCaccgttttattttacaatattcgtGAAGTCAAGCTGACTGTTAGTGAAAGTGCGAATCTTGTTATAAGAGAGTGCATTATATTTTGGGAAAAAGCCAGAATTCCTACGAAGACAATCCCTAACTGCGTGAAGAAACTTGTTGATTTATATCATGTTTGGAGGGAGCtgcaaaaaaactgtaagaaaacTCAGTTGACTTTCAAGAATCGTGAAACTAACTTTGTAAAAGACCTTGATAACTTATTTGATATTGCACATGCAGATGCTTTTGACAGAATGAAGATAGAGGAAGACAAAGATTTCTTAAGGAAACAGAGAGAGCCAGGTCGACCGGGATGCTTAGGTGGAATCGACAAAAAATTGGCGGAGAAAGAAGAACGAGATAGGTAAAGACGATTAGAAGAACAGGAAAGAAAGGTAAAACAAAGAGAGTTACTGGCTGTTGCATCTACTTCTTCGATAGATAACTTGGAATGTCTTGAGAATTCGGATGAGGAACAGATTTCGAACTCTGAACTTAGTACTCAGATTCCTTGCCctgaaaacagttttaaaagAGGCACGAAATTTCTTTAAAGCACATATTGCTAAGACAAACATTACATCtttgttaactttttataaGACTGAACTGTTTGTTAGAGACGATTACCGCGAATTGGTTGAACTATGCGTTGTGTTCTTAGGAGGAGACACAGTGTATAAACTAAAACTCAGGCCCCCCGAGCTTTGCATCAAGCGCGATGGATGGCGAGAACAAtctattctataaaaatatgtttgcttCAATCGCAACTTAAAATTACTGCAAAGGACAAAAATGCTCTACaagatgtttgtttatttatcgtcACCTTGTATACCAAACCTTGGCTCGAATGTACAATGGCAGTTAAAGCACCTAACCAAGACTTGTCCTTTTTGAAAGCTctaaaagaatatgaaaaagtaGACGCGACAATTTCCAAGGCATCCATAAGCAAGTTTATTCGTCATTTATGGTATTTGTGTGAAGAAACAGTCATATTATCACTCTTTGATGAAGAAGTTGATACCAAAACCAAgacaaaaattattaataatttaaacagaGACGAAAGTTCAGATTCCTCTAAACGCTATGTCCCATCGAAGGAAGAAATTACGCAAAATTTGTTtggtaagtacttaatattttcttgtttctttttcaaagttttgtgGTTTCgtttttgcttattttaatggttttttctttatttcagatATGACGCTGGATGATTTTGTAACTCAAAGAAGCAAACGATTTCTATCTCGACTACAGATCGACGACAGTTTTCTTCGGGAAGACGTATCTTCGTGGGGTGACAATCCTGCTTTTTTGGAAGCTAGAAGACGATTAAGTCGTTTGAAGGTCGTAAATGACACTGCTGAAAGAGCTGTTAAATTAATGCAAGATTATAATGGTCTTATCACGGCTGAAGAAGAGCAAAATCAGTTTTTGTTGCGTTGTGTTCAGGAACATAGAAATCTGTATCTATACAGTCTCTGTCTGTGTAGGTATGTTAAATTTTATCGGGTCAGTAGATATGCTGTGAAAGCTGGACACATACATTTGTGTCTCCTTTTTACCTGAGTGCAAGAAATACATAGCTTCCTTGGAAACGGGGTGGAAtaacgggaaacagctagttttgtATATGTAGTCGGTCTTGTTTTATTGATTAATGCAAAATTATCAtccatttcattaaaattcaaaggGACAGAATGATATTGTATTTTGTTCTTGCAATAATTACATCCTTTAAATTATTAAAGACAGTCAACTCACCCCTTTGTATTCCGCTTCGGTAATCGTTTTCGAACATTTATCTCGATTACCGGAATCCGTCAGATTAAAATTAATCTTGATAATTGCTTTGTAATGTATTATTATGATTACTCAATGTTTTCAATTTAGttatatataaaacaaaacattggaCAATTGAGTAAGTATTTAGAGTAATTCAGTTTTCCCTTCAGGAAAATATTAcgcagattaaaaataaatttgttttacttaacaacaatcttgaaaataataaacaaaataatccagtaaattaaaaaaagattgcTTATAAAAACTTATCACGACAAAATCATTTTGTTTACGAATCTTATACGGAATTACTTCGCGACTCACATAATATCAAAAGAAGGGAACTACAAACGTTTTtctaatcaaaataattgaGTAGAACAAATGGAAAGTAGGCTTTGTCATCGCAGTTCTTTTTACTTATGATTGTATTATACAATACACAAAAGAGAAACGTTTGCTTTTGTATAAATTGTCGTTTTTTCCTTATTGCTAGCATGAGCGGAATGTGAAGCATCGACAATCAGAAACTTGTTCATTTGCTATGTTTGAAGTTCATGCGTTGCTATAATAATAAGACTTATCGTATAACAAACCTTTGTTAAGTCTGCACGGGTAAGGGTTGGCTGCTTTTTTTAGTTGAAAGTAAAGTGACCCAAATGTTAACTATAAATAGATAGTAtctattaatacaaataactcTTTGCTTACTTTGACAATATAAGAGCTATCATAAAATAACAAGATACTGATGAACTTATAAATGTTCATTGgtctttttttcaataaatgttttatgaaataatCAGATTGCTTACTTGTGGCACTATACCTATCTACATGTTattgtttcttttatatttataattttcttattattttttaataaaaaagcaatATTAATTTTCGAAAAGAAATTAATTCAAAATGCGAATTGTGTCTTCAAGACAAACaaagtataagaaaataaagaatgAACGGAATGAAAAtgtgaatttaattttacagttGGCCGGTCTTTGAATGACAGGGGTGTAGGTATGTGTCGCGGGGATATTGCAGATTCGGGCTTTTCTTAATGTTATTGTTGTGTCGTATTGGATTATGTCCGCTGTCCCTTGGCGATACCACGATAcacgattttatttatatttttactgagAAAATCTCCGTTAATATTTACGGTTCATGGTCTGAATAGGTCACTATGGTATTCTAACATTTTCTTATCTAACCATTGAGTTTACGTGCTCTGTGAAGTATGAAAGCCGTGTTGATAAAATCTTTGTTATATATTCTAGGTACCTACAGGTAATCAAGTGTGAAGGGTATTTCATTCAGAACTTGCTTTGTTATGATACATAAGGAAGGGTTGTCAGTCTATTATTACATGAaaagataaaattgtatttcttaaatattaagAACTTATTGGGTTTGTATGCGTGTTGAATGTTAAAAAACGTTTCAACCACGAACAAAATTCTGTAATTATTCCCATATGACCCGCAATATTAAGGTATTCACATAAATATAATTGAACTTACGGTCCATCATTCTACAAGTCTTGATGTCTCAAAAAGATTATCAAGGCGCTTAAATCCTACTATGTCTATGTTAATTGCAGCTATAATAATTTCTTCGGCATAAATTACTGTAAGCCATTAAGTCAGTGTACAACTCGGCTTACAACTTCTTACTCTTTTCAGACATTTATCAAATTGTCAGTTTCAAATAATTACGGCGACTCATATAACCCTTAAGTGTGTCTTTTGAGATGGTTTTATTATCTTTGCTTAGTCCTTTTAGCgatagtaaataaagaataaaactttattaatgtATAACAATTTATCTCCTTGTACTTTATCTTATAAGTAATAAAGTAAATGATAAATTGAATTGGTCTGGTGAAGTTTTTCTGTCTTTTCGAACTTGTAAATTTTATCGTTTAGTTCTTATCTTATTTGAAAGCTGTCTCGTGATGGACTAGAAGACATAGTTTATGATGACGATCAGTCTCAAAATTTTCTTTACAGAGAATGATGCATACGCCGTAGCCACTTGGCTATGAAAGTGGCTACGAACGCGTCTAAGAACTGTTTTTCACTAACTTTACCGTATTACGTACAATCTGCTCCATGAATGTAAAGCACATTGTTTCGtcgaaaacaaataaactagCTTTATTGAGTGTCGAGCCGAATCGTTGAAGTTTGTTATGTACCCAACACGTACCGTGTCCCCGTTTGAAGGCAGGTAGCAACTTCTCAATTCGCGACTGGAATCTGTTCGAAACAAATGCACTTACTTGTGTATGAAGGTGAACACTCAACTTGGACTGTTCACTACTTCACAGCTTTAAagggaaaagttttttttcgtaCATGACTATAAAAAAGTCTCAAGATTTCCGCCTGTCTACAGACTGGAAAATATTGAAaggcaaaaataaatagaacgtTGTTAATACCAAAACCCTACTTAACCCTTCAAAGAACAACAAAACAAAGGAAAAGAGCGTACACACATAGATTGATAAAATCCAATCCCCATATTTTCTTTCACACATTGCTATCTCGGTGGCGGTACCAAGAGGGTTATAAACGAAGACGTGACGTCACCGCTCCGCATCCGAAACGTGCTCAACACCTCATTCGACCACACTTGATACCGACGAAAAAATCCTCTTAAAAATATCTCATAGAAGTGACACGTTTTGTTGACTTTGAACATTATAAGACTTATCCGATGGTACTTCAAGAATCGCTTTGTAGATCTTTCTCGATAACAAAAGAAGAACGGTTTTCTACAATAGCAGTGTATGGTTTTCAAGATCTTGTCTGTTGAAGTATCTTGTGTGTAGATAATAAGAGGAATCGGTATGTAATATAATCTATTGTGCGAATTTATCATCCAGGTTGTATGATAATATATacaattttgatatatttacaTTCTGTTACCAGTCTACCTAATttaaatcatttgatgattctataagggtcatggcacattgtACCGGCACCGCGACAGCaccgctccacaccagcatttaacttATCATTCagtttagagcattaaa is drawn from Helicoverpa zea isolate HzStark_Cry1AcR unplaced genomic scaffold, ilHelZeax1.1 pri_000119Farrow_1, whole genome shotgun sequence and contains these coding sequences:
- the LOC124645580 gene encoding uncharacterized protein LOC124645580 encodes the protein MARTIYSIKICLLQSQLKITAKDKNALQDVCLFIVTLYTKPWLECTMAVKAPNQDLSFLKALKEYEKVDATISKASISKFIRHLWYLCEETVILSLFDEEVDTKTKTKIINNLNRDESSDSSKRYVPSKEEITQNLFDMTLDDFVTQRSKRFLSRLQIDDSFLREDVSSWGDNPAFLEARRRLSRLKVVNDTAERAVKLMQDYNGLITAEEEQNQFLLRCVQEHRNLYLYSL